One Papaver somniferum cultivar HN1 chromosome 10, ASM357369v1, whole genome shotgun sequence genomic window carries:
- the LOC113315361 gene encoding uncharacterized protein LOC113315361 has product MDRDRIDLKEFEKILRVKLHLDETEIPNLYWTIDPCLPEYLVTNEDLFKFWEHAVPDDKGFICLQMSVMNSEFRNDNDFIKAAMEQPVVTIDETPKKAPKRIAKKPVSKEKSVKISPTRRSPRLHAQSKNENSNGGASRKLLFMDLLNEVESQGFSCLSQATVVGSSSTPVDNFNHDYWVDEVNNTAAGDNTAAGDNTDNTTVDECHPIEDPNAPPIFDSDEENDIDYEDIVKTYRVGDESSDSSSSEEDNEEVSNDDKNNDKDNDGPEVNDDKYSKPKLDYQKWKEMFNMHSDEEEEPLFHVEEEVTPVDPTKMEVKYAFNNKSAYKKHLRGYCVKHNYQYTVYKSDKTRLRVRCRFREEYGCNWFVNASIKRHEPTFIVRKVNLEHTCVADPKSFNRSADPEFVKDVVHEKLKQTAGALIPKPKHIARDFFVTHNINIPYICAWKARNLLLEDLFGNYEDSYKDVPIFCAMVAHTNPGSVAKYTYGKRGIHYVKTFMVDS; this is encoded by the exons ATGGATAGAGATAGAATTGACCTTAAGGAATTTGAGAAGATATTGCGTGTTAAGTTGCAtcttgatgaaacagaaattccaaATTTATATTGGACCATAGACCCATGTCTGCCTGAGTATTTGGTTACAAATGAAGACTTGTTTAAGTTTTGGGAGCATGCTGTACCTGATGATAAAGGCTTCATATGTTTACAAATGAGTGTAATGAATTCAGAATTTAGGAATGATAATGACTTCATTAAGGCTGCAATGGAACAACCAGTAGTAACAATTGATGAGACTCCTAAGAAGGcgcctaagaggattgctaagaAGCCAGTTTCAAAGGAAAAGTCAGTAAAGATATCACCTACAAGGAGATCACCAAGGTTGCATGCTCAATCAAAGAATGAAAACTCAAATGGAGGAGCATCTAGGAAGTTGTTGTTCATGGATCTGTTAAATGAAGTGGAATCTCAGGgtttttcttgcctaagtcaagcCACTGTTGTTGGTTCTAGCAGTACACCAGTTGATAACTTTAATCATGATTACTGGGTTGATGAAGTAAACAACACTGCTGCAGGGGATAACACTGCtgcaggggataacactgat AACACTACTGTAGATGAATGTCACCCCATTGAAGACCCAAATGCTCCACCAAtctttgacagtgatgaagaaaatgatattgattatgaagaTATTGTCAAGACATACAGAGTTGGAGATGAAAGCAGTGATTCAAGCAGTAGTGAAGAAGACAATGAAGAAG TTTCTAATGATGACAAGAATAATGATAAGGATAATGATGGTCCTGAAGTAAATGATGATAAATATTCCAAACCAAAGCTTGATTACCAGAAGTGGAAAGAAATGTTCAATATgcacagtgatgaagaagaagaaccattaTTCCATGTAGAAGAAGAGGTGACTCCTGTTGATCCTACTAAGATGGAGGTAAAGTATGCTTTTAATAACAAGAGTGCTTATAAGAAACATCTTAGGGGTTACTGTGTAAAACATAATTATCAGTATACGGTCTATAAGAGTGACAAAACAAGATTAAGAGTGAGATGTAGGTTTAGGGAAGAGTATGGCTGTAACTGGTTTGTAAATGCTAGCATAAAAAGGCATGAGCCTACTTTTATTGTTAGGAAGGTTAATCTAGAACACACTTGTGTTGCGGATCCAAAGAGTTTTAACAGATCCGCGGATCCTGAGTTCGTAAAAGATGTGGTACATGAGAAGTTAAAGCAGACAGCTGGGGCCTTAATTCCAAAGCCTAAACACATTGCAAGAGACTTTTTTGTAACTCATAACATCAATATACCTTATATTTGTGCATGGAAGGCTAGAAATCTTCTTTTAGAAGATCTGTTTGGTAATTATGAAGACAGCTACAAGGATGTACCCATCTTTTGTGCAATGGTGGCTCATACTAATCCAGGGTCTGTTGCTAAATACACTTATGGGAAAAGAGGTATACATTATGTTaagacattcatggttgattcatAG